The following proteins come from a genomic window of Salvia hispanica cultivar TCC Black 2014 chromosome 4, UniMelb_Shisp_WGS_1.0, whole genome shotgun sequence:
- the LOC125223249 gene encoding GATA transcription factor 15-like encodes MSCQTPTPDRVSSDGSNAKSCVDCGTSKTPLWRGGPAGPKSLCNACGIRSRKRRRALMGVAKEEKGKKNEVVSNQSSSSNNSCTTSSSDSTPGKIGDSFKNKLLDFGRDVALQRPRSNTNRRRKIGEEEQAAFLLMALSCGSVYA; translated from the exons ATGAGTTGCCAAACACCTACTCCAGATAGGGTTTCATCCGACGGCTCCAATGCCAAGTCATGTGTCGATTGCGGCACCTCCAAAACCCCCCTATGGCGCGGCGGTCCAGCTGGACCCAAG TCACTGTGCAACGCGTGTGGAATTCGCAGCAGGAAAAGGAGGAGGGCGTTGATGGGAGTTGCGAAGGAAGAGAAaggcaaaaaaaatgaagtggtTAGCAATcagagcagcagcagcaacaacaGTTGTACCACTAGCAGTAGCGATAGTACCCCAGGGAAAATTGGGGATTCGTTCAAGAATAAGTTGTTGGATTTTGGTAGAGACGTAGCGTTGCAGAGGCCGAGATCGAATACGAATAGGAGGCGGAAAATTGGGGAGGAAGAGCAAGCGGCATTTCTCTTGATGGCTTTGTCGTGTGGATCGGTTTATGCTTAG
- the LOC125217569 gene encoding protein DEHYDRATION-INDUCED 19 homolog 4-like, translating into MDSDSWPRISSYSRRYLSRPDVYNGEDFEGEEEQKSEFLCPFCSEDFDVVGLCCHIDEEHAVEAKNGVCPICAKRVGTDLVRHLTVQHASLLKVQRRRRLRKGASNFPLSIFKRELRDGGSLHSLLGGSSIPVSSSHIEPDPLLTSFIYNPPDADESSSVRSLPSVEDCTMGDNHAVDPCDRMAQKCPMSDEDMREKSRRCEFVRGVVMSTFLDDL; encoded by the exons atggACTCCGATTCGTGGCCTCGGATTTCAAGCTACTCTCGGCGTTATCTATCTCGACCAG ATGTATATAATGGAGAAGACTTTGAAGGTGAAGAAGAGCAGAAGTCTGAGTTTCTCTGCCCGTTTTGCAGCGAGGATTTTGATGTGGTTGGGCTTTGTTGTCATATCGATGAAGAGCATGCCGTTGAAGCCAAGAATGGG GTTTGTCCCATTTGCGCGAAAAGGGTTGGAACAGATCTGGTCCGCCATCTCACTGTGCAGCATGCGAGTCTACTAAAG GTGCAGCGTAGGAGAAGACTGAGGAAAGGTGCATCTAATTTCCCACTTTCCATCTTCAAACGAGAGTTGAGGGATGGGGGAAGCCTGCACTCCCTTCTTGGTGGGTCTTCAATTCCGGTTTCTTCCTCACACATAGAACCCGACCCACTGTTAACCTCTTTCATATACAATCCACCCGATGCTGATGAGTCCTCAAGTGTCCGGTCTCTCCCATCAGTCGAGGATTGCACAATGGGCGATAACCATGCGGTGGACCCCTGCGACAg GATGGCGCAAAAGTGCCCGATGTCAGATGAAGATATGAGGGAAAAGAGTCGAAGGTGCGAATTTGTGAGGGGTGTTGTGATGTCTACTTTTCTTGATGATTTATGA